A stretch of the Bacteroidales bacterium genome encodes the following:
- the gldG gene encoding gliding motility-associated ABC transporter substrate-binding protein GldG, translating into MSKSVKNRNIVQLIIAVTSVIIISYISSFIYWRIDLTSEKRYTLSEVSKNTLKDLKDVVYVKIYLDGDMPIGFKRMQKSLKETLDEFRVYSGENIQYEFINPSESTNPKVRDAIFKDLIDKGLEPTNIQVRDKEGGNTQRMLYPGAILSFKGKEISVNLLHNNPALSGDENINLSIQNFEFYFIDAILKLSTEKLPKLAFILGHGELDQYESGDIDKKLSEYYDTYRVEINGDIKALDPYNVVIIAGPQQPMPEADKLVIDQYIMRGGKVLWFVDPVTVSIDSLSQGSSTLAYMNQHNLDDQLFRYGVRLNPSLIQDIQCAIIPVNTSLPGQSSKFVASPWVYYPLMSASGSSPITRNLNMIRAQFVSPIDTVGGNSSVKKAVLLASSRYSRTLNVPLLVNLAEVSRKLNEREFNRSNIPVAVLLEGNFESAFQNRPLSKYNHEHPFEFKPSSIFTRMIVISDADIIRNEVRRRPDGAYVSPLGYDRYTKQTFGNKDLVINMVKYLDDNIGFMNLRTRDFKLRMLDKQKISESRFAWQLFNLVVPSALLIFGGLIWLYFRKRQFTR; encoded by the coding sequence ATGTCGAAATCCGTTAAGAATCGAAATATTGTTCAGCTCATAATTGCAGTTACTTCAGTTATTATTATCAGCTATATATCTAGTTTTATTTACTGGAGAATCGACCTTACATCAGAAAAAAGATATACCCTTTCGGAGGTATCAAAGAATACCTTAAAGGATTTAAAAGATGTTGTTTACGTAAAGATTTATCTTGATGGGGATATGCCCATTGGTTTTAAACGGATGCAAAAATCTTTAAAGGAAACTTTGGATGAGTTTAGAGTTTATAGTGGAGAGAATATTCAGTACGAGTTTATTAACCCATCAGAAAGCACAAACCCTAAAGTACGCGATGCAATTTTTAAAGATTTAATTGACAAAGGACTCGAACCAACAAACATTCAGGTTCGCGATAAAGAGGGTGGAAATACGCAGAGAATGTTATACCCCGGTGCAATCCTTTCCTTTAAGGGAAAGGAAATTTCAGTAAACCTTCTCCATAATAACCCTGCGCTTTCGGGCGATGAAAATATAAACCTGTCCATTCAAAACTTTGAGTTCTATTTTATTGATGCCATCCTTAAGCTAAGTACTGAGAAACTTCCAAAACTTGCTTTCATTCTGGGTCATGGCGAGTTGGATCAATATGAATCTGGCGATATTGATAAAAAACTATCAGAATATTATGATACCTACAGAGTAGAAATTAATGGCGATATCAAGGCTCTCGATCCATATAACGTAGTGATTATTGCTGGTCCCCAGCAACCAATGCCCGAAGCCGATAAACTGGTTATAGATCAGTATATTATGCGAGGTGGAAAAGTGCTATGGTTTGTTGATCCTGTTACTGTTAGTATAGATAGCCTTTCGCAAGGTTCATCAACATTGGCGTACATGAATCAACATAATCTTGATGATCAATTGTTTCGTTATGGCGTCCGCCTTAATCCTTCATTGATTCAAGACATTCAATGTGCAATAATTCCCGTTAATACATCTTTACCTGGACAGAGTTCAAAGTTTGTTGCATCCCCTTGGGTATATTACCCATTGATGTCAGCATCAGGCAGTAGTCCGATTACAAGGAATTTAAATATGATTAGGGCACAGTTTGTTAGCCCTATTGATACCGTTGGAGGAAACAGTAGCGTTAAAAAAGCAGTTCTACTTGCAAGTTCAAGATACTCAAGAACGCTTAATGTTCCATTACTAGTTAATTTGGCGGAGGTGAGTAGAAAACTCAATGAACGAGAATTCAATCGCTCAAACATACCTGTGGCGGTTCTTTTAGAGGGAAATTTTGAATCAGCATTTCAGAATCGACCTTTATCAAAATACAATCACGAACATCCTTTTGAGTTTAAGCCTTCCAGCATTTTTACTAGAATGATTGTTATTTCTGATGCCGATATTATTCGAAACGAAGTTAGGCGCAGACCCGATGGAGCTTATGTTTCTCCCCTTGGTTATGATCGTTACACTAAGCAAACCTTTGGAAATAAGGATTTAGTGATAAACATGGTGAAATATCTTGATGATAATATTGGGTTTATGAATCTTAGAACTCGAGATTTTAAGCTTCGTATGCTCGACAAACAAAAAATTTCCGAATCGAGATTTGCTTGGCAGCTATTTAACCTTGTTGTTCCTTCTGCACTACTTATCTTTGGTGGCTTGATTTGGCTTTATTTTAGAAAGAGACAATTTACACGGTAA